In Etheostoma cragini isolate CJK2018 chromosome 9, CSU_Ecrag_1.0, whole genome shotgun sequence, the following are encoded in one genomic region:
- the LOC117949932 gene encoding histone H2A-like has translation MSGRGKGVGKTRAKAKTRSSRAGLQFPVGRVHRLLRKGNYAQRVGAGAPVYLAAVLEYLTAEILELAGNAARDNKKTRIIPRHLQLAVRNDEELNKLLGGVTIAQGGVLPNIQAVLLPKKTEKPAKK, from the coding sequence ATGTCTGGACGCGGTAAGGGTGTCGGTAAAACCAGGGCGAAGGCCAAGACCAGGTCCTCCCGGGCCGGGCTCCAGTTCCCAGTCGGCCGTGTCCACAGGCTGCTCCGCAAAGGGAACTACGCCCAGCGGGTCGGTGCCGGAGCCCCCGTGTACCTGGCGGCGGTGCTGGAGTACCTGACCGCTGAGATCCTGGAGCTGGCCGGAAACGCCGCCCGGGACAACAAGAAGACCCGGATCATCCCCCGCCACCTGCAGCTGGCCGTCCGCAACGACGAGGAGCTCAACAAGCTGCTGGGCGGGGTGACCATCGCTCAGGGCGGCGTGCTGCCCAACATCCAGGCCGTCCTGCTGCCCAAGAAGACCGAGAAGCCCGCCAAGAAGTAA
- the LOC117950783 gene encoding histone H3.3 — STELLIRKLPFQRLVREIAQDFKTDLRFQSSAVMSLQESSEAYLVGLFEDTNLCAIHAKRVTIMPKDIQLARRIRGERA, encoded by the coding sequence TCCACCGAGCTGCTGATCCGCAAGCTGCCCTTCCAGCGCCTGGTCCGCGAGATCGCCCAGGACTTCAAGACCGACCTCCGCTTCCAGAGCTCCGCCGTCATGTCCCTGCAGGAGTCCAGCGAGGCCTACCTGGTCGGCCTGTTCGAGGACACCAACCTGTGCGCCATCCACGCCAAGAGGGTCACCATCATGCCCAAAGACATCCAGCTGGCCCGGCGTATCCGCGGAGAGAGGGCTTAG
- the LOC117949935 gene encoding histone H4, producing MSGRGKGGKGLGKGGAKRHRKVLRDNIQGITKPAIRRLARRGGVKRISGLIYEETRGVLKVFLENVIRDAVTYTEHAKRKTVTAMDVVYALKRQGRTLYGFGG from the coding sequence ATGTCCGGAAGAGGAAAAGGCGGGAAAGGGCTCGGTAAAGGAGGCGCTAAGCGGCACCGGAAGGTTCTCCGTGATAACATCCAGGGCATCACCAAGCCCGCCATCCGCCGTCTGGCTCGCCGCGGCGGCGTGAAGCGGATCTCCGGTCTGATCTACGAGGAGACCCGCGGCGTGCTCAAGGTCTTCCTCGAGAACGTCATCCGTGACGCAGTGACGTACACCGAGCACGCCAAGAGGAAGACGGTGACCGCCATGGATGTGGTCTACGCTCTGAAGAGGCAGGGCCGCACCCTGTACGGCTTCGGAGGATAA
- the LOC117949933 gene encoding histone H2B, producing the protein MPEPAKSAPKKGSKKAVTKTAAKGGKKRRKSRKESYAIYVYKVLKQVHPDTGISSKAMGIMNSFVSDIFERIAGEASRLAHYNKRSTITSREIQTAVRLLLPGELAKHAVSEGTKAVTKYTSSK; encoded by the coding sequence ATGCCTGAACCAGCCAAGTCCGCCCCGAAGAAGGGCTCCAAGAAAGCCGTGACCAAGACCGCGGCCAAGGGcgggaagaagaggagaaagagcagGAAGGAGAGCTACGCCATCTACGTGTACAAGGTGCTGAAGCAGGTGCACCCCGACACCGGCATCTCCTCCAAGGCCATGGGCATCATGAACTCGTTCGTGAGCGACATCTTCGAGCGCATCGCCGGCGAGGCCTCGCGCCTGGCTCACTACAACAAGCGCTCCACCATCACCTCTCGCGAGATCCAGACCGCcgtgaggctgctgctgcccgGGGAGCTGGCCAAGCACGCCGTGTCCGAGGGCACCAAGGCCGTCACCAAGTACACCAGCTCCAAGTAG
- the LOC117950784 gene encoding histone H3-like produces MARTKQTARKSTGGKAPRKQLATKAARKSAPATGGVKKPHRYRPGTVALREIRRYQKSTELLIRKLPFQRLVREIAQDFKTDLRFQSSAVMALQESSEAYLVGLFEDTN; encoded by the coding sequence ATGGCCAGGACCAAGCAGACCGCCCGTAAGTCCACCGGAGGAAAAGCTCCCCGGAAGCAGCTGGCCACCAAGGCTGCCCGTAAGAGCGCCCCGGCCACCGGCGGAGTGAAGAAGCCCCACCGTTACAGGCCCGGTACCGTGGCTCTGAGGGAGATCCGGCGCTACCAGAAGTCCACCGAGCTGCTGATCCGCAAGCTGCCCTTCCAGCGTCTGGTCCGCGAGATCGCCCAGGACTTCAAGACCGACCTCCGCTTCCAGAGCTCCGCCGTCATGGCCCTGCAGGAGTCCAGCGAGGCCTACCTGGTCGGCCTGTTCGAGGACACCAAC
- the LOC117949934 gene encoding histone H4 has product MSGRGKGGKGLGKGGAKRHRKVLRDNIQGITKPAIRRLARRGGVKRISGLIYEETRGVLKVFLENVIRDAVTYTEHAKRKTVTAMDVVYALKRQGRTLYGFGG; this is encoded by the coding sequence ATGTCCGGAAGAGGAAAAGGCGGGAAAGGGCTCGGTAAAGGAGGCGCTAAGCGTCACCGGAAGGTTCTCCGTGATAACATCCAGGGCATCACCAAGCCCGCCATCCGCCGTCTGGCTCGCCGCGGCGGCGTGAAGCGGATCTCCGGTCTGATCTACGAGGAGACCCGCGGCGTGCTCAAGGTCTTCCTGGAGAACGTCATCCGTGACGCAGTGACGTACACCGAGCACGCCAAGAGGAAGACGGTGACCGCCATGGATGTGGTCTACGCTCTGAAGAGGCAGGGCCGCACCCTGTACGGCTTCGGAGGATAA
- the LOC117949931 gene encoding origin recognition complex subunit 1-like: MRQAAATPRSSKRKSAQLVSSRIRKQLILLDNQPDLNSDGEDEDEFVPSRKELQSSDDDEDDEEEADSDEDEVFGKKSRRASAATPRSGRRTRSSTTTPRKTPNKKVTPGTPRTPHGATPSIPSRSLPARQPANVLEEARTR; the protein is encoded by the exons ATGCGTCAGGCCGCCGCCACGCCGCGGAGCTCCAAGAGGAAGTCGGCCCAGCTGGTCTCGTCTCGCATCCGGAAGCAGCT GATCCTTCTGGACAACCAGCCGGACCTGAACTCGGACGGAGAGGACGAGGACGAGTTCGTCCCCTCAAGGAAGGAGCTCCAGAGCAGCGacgatgatgaggatgatgaagaagagGCAGATAGCGACGAGGACGAGGTATTTGGGAAGAAGAGCCGCCGAGCGTCTGCAGCGACTCCTCGCTCCGGGCGGAGAACTCGCTCCTCCACCACGACGCCGCGAAAAACCCCCAACAAGAAG GTCACACCCGGCACGCCACGGACTCCTCATGGCGCCACTCCCAGCATCCCCAGCAGGTCGCTGCCGGCCCGACAGCCCGCCAACGTCCTGGAGGAGGCCCGAACCAGGTGA